In the genome of Xanthomonas translucens pv. cerealis, one region contains:
- a CDS encoding ComEA family DNA-binding protein produces MWRGMLSTPAGEAGEVPIQVTRSVAMQSFIVVLKSLVLALLLTGSALAADKVNINSASAAEIDRVLLNVGASKAQAIVDYRQAHGPFKSVEDLALVKGIGLKTVERNHDRIEVGATKATTPTVARTAAAKPVERR; encoded by the coding sequence ATGTGGCGAGGGATGCTTTCGACACCGGCAGGAGAGGCCGGTGAAGTCCCCATCCAAGTCACAAGGAGTGTTGCCATGCAGTCTTTTATCGTGGTCCTGAAGTCTCTGGTGCTGGCCTTGCTGCTGACCGGTTCCGCGCTCGCCGCGGACAAGGTCAACATCAATTCAGCCAGCGCCGCGGAAATCGACCGGGTGTTGTTGAACGTGGGTGCCTCCAAGGCACAGGCGATCGTCGACTACCGGCAGGCACACGGGCCATTCAAAAGCGTCGAGGACCTGGCGCTGGTGAAGGGAATCGGACTCAAGACGGTCGAACGGAACCACGACCGGATCGAAGTGGGAGCCACGAAGGCGACCACGCCGACGGTAGCCAGGACGGCAGCCGCCAAACCGGTGGAAAGGCGTTAA
- a CDS encoding GlsB/YeaQ/YmgE family stress response membrane protein gives MHTLFGSDSWLYVILVGFVVGLLARFLGPSSGRSGCLFTVLLGIAGALVAGWFGHYMGWYSRGEPAGFLGALLGAIALLALLRLFIGKR, from the coding sequence ATGCACACCCTGTTCGGCAGCGACAGCTGGCTGTACGTCATCCTGGTCGGGTTCGTGGTCGGCCTGCTGGCGCGTTTCCTGGGTCCGAGCAGCGGCCGCTCCGGCTGCCTGTTCACCGTGCTGCTCGGCATCGCAGGCGCGCTGGTGGCCGGCTGGTTCGGCCACTACATGGGCTGGTACAGCCGCGGCGAGCCGGCCGGTTTCCTCGGCGCGCTGCTCGGCGCCATCGCCCTGCTCGCACTGCTGCGGCTGTTCATCGGCAAACGCTGA
- a CDS encoding M20 family metallopeptidase, translated as MDSAKIDRFLSAKWDEDIVPQLVDYIRIPNKSPMFDADWVAHGYMDDAVKLMERWARAQAIPGLQVEVVQLEGRTPLIYLDVPATGAETGADTVLLYGHLDKQPEMTGWDAELGPWTPVLKGDRLYGRGGADDGYALFGSLAAILALQDQGIAHARCVILIEACEESGSYDLPAYVDHLAERIGKPSLVVCLDSGCGNYEQLWCTTSLRGLAGGNFSVKVLSEGVHSGDASGVVPSSFRVLRELLSRLEDEATGKIRVEGLYAEIPEERLAQARKVAEVLGDEVYSKFPFLPGMTPMDEDLTELVLNRTWRPALSVTGADGLPPLASAGNVLRPQTAVKLSLRLPPTLDGKHAGELLKDVLLRDPPYGAQVSLALEKSSSGWNAPAQSPWLTDAIEAASQAAFGKPAMYMGEGGSIPFMGMLGEKFPGAQFMITGVLGPHSNAHGPNEFLHIPMGKRVTACVSKVIAEHHAASVRGETTGSAAVAGGEQHGAHGCC; from the coding sequence ATGGACAGTGCCAAGATCGACCGTTTCCTCAGCGCGAAGTGGGACGAGGACATCGTCCCGCAGCTGGTCGATTACATCCGCATCCCCAACAAGTCGCCGATGTTCGATGCCGATTGGGTCGCCCACGGCTACATGGACGATGCGGTGAAGCTGATGGAGCGCTGGGCACGCGCGCAGGCGATCCCCGGGCTGCAGGTCGAGGTGGTGCAACTGGAAGGACGCACCCCGCTGATCTATCTGGACGTGCCGGCCACCGGCGCCGAGACCGGCGCGGACACGGTGCTGCTGTACGGCCACCTGGACAAGCAGCCGGAAATGACCGGCTGGGACGCCGAGCTGGGTCCGTGGACGCCGGTGCTCAAGGGCGACCGCCTGTACGGCCGCGGCGGCGCCGACGACGGCTATGCGCTGTTCGGCTCGCTGGCCGCGATCCTGGCGCTGCAGGACCAGGGCATCGCACATGCGCGCTGCGTGATCCTGATCGAGGCCTGCGAGGAATCGGGCAGCTACGACCTGCCCGCCTACGTCGATCACCTGGCCGAGCGCATCGGCAAGCCGTCGCTGGTGGTGTGCCTGGATTCGGGCTGCGGCAACTACGAGCAGTTGTGGTGCACGACCTCGCTGCGCGGCCTGGCCGGCGGCAACTTCAGCGTCAAGGTGCTCAGCGAAGGCGTGCATTCGGGCGATGCCTCCGGCGTGGTGCCGTCCAGCTTCCGTGTGCTGCGCGAGTTGCTGTCGCGGCTGGAGGACGAGGCCACCGGCAAGATCAGGGTCGAGGGCCTGTACGCGGAGATTCCGGAAGAACGCCTGGCGCAGGCGCGCAAGGTCGCCGAGGTGCTCGGCGACGAGGTCTACAGCAAGTTCCCGTTCCTGCCGGGGATGACCCCGATGGATGAGGATCTGACCGAGCTGGTGCTCAACCGCACCTGGCGCCCGGCGCTGTCGGTGACCGGCGCCGACGGCCTGCCGCCGTTGGCCTCGGCCGGCAACGTGCTGCGCCCGCAGACCGCGGTGAAGCTGTCGCTGCGCCTGCCGCCGACCCTGGACGGCAAGCACGCCGGCGAGCTGCTCAAAGACGTGCTGCTGCGCGATCCGCCTTACGGCGCGCAGGTGTCGCTGGCGCTGGAGAAGTCGTCCTCGGGCTGGAACGCGCCGGCGCAGTCGCCGTGGCTGACCGATGCGATCGAGGCTGCCTCGCAGGCCGCGTTCGGCAAGCCGGCGATGTACATGGGCGAAGGCGGCTCGATCCCGTTCATGGGCATGCTCGGCGAGAAGTTCCCCGGCGCGCAGTTCATGATCACCGGCGTGCTCGGCCCGCATTCCAACGCGCACGGGCCGAACGAGTTTCTGCACATCCCGATGGGCAAGCGGGTGACCGCCTGCGTGTCGAAAGTGATCGCCGAGCACCATGCCGCCAGCGTGCGCGGCGAGACCACTGGCAGCGCCGCGGTGGCCGGCGGCGAGCAGCACGGCGCGCACGGCTGCTGCTGA